A part of Streptomyces sp. NBC_01210 genomic DNA contains:
- a CDS encoding SDR family oxidoreductase has product MQHISDKELAAFDRTVSRLRALPLDDPIRLRAEQVAASFARDGRHRRRKSRNNARADADAAVVAGTATGALARREDAPLEAAGTTGGVFNRPRRCYVCKSFYRQADSFYHLLCPECAADNTARRTMSTDLSGRRALLTGGRVKIGFQLALMMLRDGVELLVTSRFPHDTLNRFHAAPGSEKWLDRLTVIAIDLRDPRQVLGLCERLRRDGEPLDILVNNAAQTVRRPPESYALLASGERAALPGGVVRAPGYEPMQAAGEVSAARAALALVLPEADEAGLLPDTAPANSWSARIGELDPAELLETQLVNALAPTLLVDRLLPLLLASPHRSRYIVNVTAVEGRFAVRRKTAGHPHTNMAKAALNMLTRTSGPELAAQGVHMCSVDTGWITDENPVPKKSRIAAEGFRTPLDIVDGAARVYDPIVRGEAGAPVAGVFLKDYREAAW; this is encoded by the coding sequence ATGCAGCACATCAGCGACAAAGAGCTCGCTGCGTTCGACCGCACGGTGAGCAGACTGCGCGCGCTGCCCCTCGACGACCCGATACGCCTGCGGGCCGAGCAGGTCGCCGCCTCCTTCGCCCGGGACGGCCGGCATCGCAGGCGCAAGTCACGTAACAACGCGCGCGCCGACGCCGACGCGGCCGTCGTGGCCGGTACCGCGACCGGCGCCCTCGCCCGGCGTGAGGACGCGCCGCTGGAGGCCGCCGGAACGACCGGCGGGGTCTTCAACCGTCCGCGGCGCTGCTACGTATGCAAGTCGTTCTATCGACAGGCCGACTCCTTCTACCACCTGCTCTGTCCCGAGTGTGCCGCCGACAACACCGCGCGGCGGACCATGAGCACCGACCTCTCCGGACGCCGCGCGCTCCTCACCGGCGGCCGGGTGAAGATCGGCTTCCAGCTCGCGCTGATGATGCTGCGCGACGGCGTGGAACTCCTGGTCACCAGCCGTTTCCCGCACGACACCCTGAACCGGTTCCACGCGGCGCCCGGCAGTGAGAAGTGGCTCGACCGGCTCACGGTCATCGCCATCGATCTCCGCGATCCCCGGCAGGTACTGGGTCTGTGCGAGCGGCTGCGCCGGGACGGCGAGCCGTTGGACATCCTCGTCAACAACGCCGCCCAGACGGTCCGCCGCCCGCCCGAGTCATACGCGCTGCTGGCTTCCGGGGAGCGCGCGGCGCTCCCCGGCGGAGTTGTGCGCGCGCCCGGCTACGAGCCGATGCAGGCCGCCGGGGAGGTGTCAGCCGCCCGGGCAGCCCTCGCGCTCGTACTGCCCGAGGCCGACGAGGCGGGGCTGTTGCCCGACACCGCGCCTGCCAACTCCTGGTCGGCCCGCATCGGCGAGCTGGATCCCGCCGAGCTGCTGGAGACACAGCTCGTCAACGCGCTGGCCCCCACCCTCCTCGTCGACCGGCTGCTGCCGCTGCTGCTCGCCTCGCCCCACCGGAGCCGCTACATCGTGAATGTGACAGCCGTGGAGGGCCGGTTCGCGGTACGGCGCAAGACGGCCGGGCATCCGCACACCAATATGGCGAAAGCCGCACTCAATATGCTCACCCGCACCAGTGGGCCCGAACTCGCCGCGCAGGGCGTGCACATGTGCAGCGTCGACACGGGCTGGATCACCGACGAGAACCCGGTGCCGAAGAAGTCACGGATCGCCGCCGAAGGATTCCGGACTCCGCTGGACATCGTGGACGGAGCGGCCCGGGTGTACGACCCGATCGTGCGGGGCGAGGCCGGCGCCCCGGTGGCCGGCGTCTTCCTCAAGGACTACCGGGAAGCGGCGTGGTGA